TTCGCAAGTATAGGCAAAGGCGGGGTTAGCTCGCCAGCTCGTTTACGTACTGCACATACTCCTCGCGCGCCTGCTCCTGGCTCTTGCCCTGCTGATTTTTCCAGGCGTCCCACTTGGCGATGTTCTTAAAATCAAACCCGCCCGGGCGCTCAGTATTCACATCGCCCTCCGAGGCTTGCTTGTACAGCCCGTAAAGCTTCAGGAGCACATCGTTGCTGGGGCGCTCCGTCAATGTTTTGGACTTTGCCACTGCACTTTCAAATTCTTCTTGTGTTGCCATAGTTTCTGCTCTTCTTATTTATGATGATGATATTTCAAGGTATAAAAAATAGCGCTGCATGCATAACTTTTGTTCTTTTTGTTTGCGCTCCAAATTTCTTACATTTATAAGTCTGCTGTCGCTGAGGCTGCAGTTTTCCTAATCAAAACAGACTAGAAAAGAGCTAATCACTATGAAAAACCTCAAACCAAAAGCTGCCACCTCGGCCACGCTGCTGTCAGCCTGCCTGTTGGTGGGTGCTGGCTGCTCCTCCAGCAATACCGGAGGCAGTACCGCCACGGCAACTGCCACTACCGAGCAGGCCGCCACCGCCACTCCTGCCACCACACAGCTTCCGCAGCCGCCTGTGGCCAAGAAAGTACCGAAAGAGCTTACCACACACGGTGACACGCGCATTGACAACTACTACTGGATGAACCAGCGCGAGGACCCGGAAGTGATTTCCTACCTGAGTGCCGAAAACACCTATACCGACAAAATGCTGGCGCACACCAAAGACCTGCAGCAGCAACTGTTCGATGAAATTGTGGGCCGCATCAAGCAAAACGATGCCTCTGTCCCGTTTAAAGACGATGGCTACTGGTACTACACCCGCTACGAGGAAGGGAAGGAATACCCGATCTACGCCCGCAAGAAAGGCACCATGGAAGCCGCCGAGGAAATCATGCTGAATGCAAACGAACGTGCCGAGGGCCAAAGCTACTACTCAGCCGCCGGCATTAACGTGAGCCCAAACAACCAGCTGCTGGCTTTTGGCGAGGATACCGTGAGCCGCCGCAAGTATACGCTGCGCTTCAAAAACCTGCAGACCGGAAAGCTGCTGCCGGATGAGATTCCGAACACAACCGGCAGTGCGGTCTGGGCTAACGATAACAAGACGGTGTACTACACCATGAAGGACCCTGCTTTGCGCTCCTTCAAGATATTTAAGCACACCCTCGGCACACCCACCAGCCAGGACAAGGAAGTATACCACGAGGCGGACGAGACCTTCAATACCTTTGTTTACAAAACCAAGAGCGAGGACTACATCATCATCGGCTCTGGCAGCACGCTTTCGAACGAGTACCGCTACCTGGATGCCAACAAGCCCAACGGCGAGTTTAAGGTGATTCAGCCCCGGGAGCGCGGCCTGGAGT
Above is a window of Pontibacter akesuensis DNA encoding:
- a CDS encoding acyl-CoA-binding protein; amino-acid sequence: MATQEEFESAVAKSKTLTERPSNDVLLKLYGLYKQASEGDVNTERPGGFDFKNIAKWDAWKNQQGKSQEQAREEYVQYVNELAS